In the uncultured Methanobacterium sp. genome, one interval contains:
- a CDS encoding ion channel, with the protein MKNIMEMIRNKELKRIIDAVIIGLTLLDVILLTGIIFVQVNSGTYQIIVLFDLIVVCILATQFVHRLYHSEDRIKYLKNNWFDLLGMVPEILLAGYSGIFRYFRLIKILSLLRKNIVSLFDYIERANLEYGVITLIFVIISGAILFYFFEFGVNPDVNSIDDALWYILITITTVGYGDIYPHTVGGRFATLIIIVAGLSFVSYAAFKITGLFFEQNEDKENVMEEKLESLDKKIDRLQEDLDELKKIFEINNK; encoded by the coding sequence ATGAAAAATATAATGGAAATGATCCGGAATAAGGAATTAAAACGGATTATTGATGCAGTGATAATTGGATTAACTCTCCTGGATGTTATCCTGTTAACTGGTATAATCTTTGTACAGGTGAACTCGGGAACATACCAGATCATAGTCCTCTTTGACTTAATTGTGGTGTGTATTCTAGCCACTCAGTTCGTTCACCGATTGTACCATTCTGAGGACCGGATCAAATACCTCAAGAATAACTGGTTTGACCTACTGGGTATGGTACCTGAGATTCTTCTGGCAGGTTATTCAGGTATATTCAGATATTTCCGGTTAATCAAAATATTATCACTTTTACGAAAGAATATTGTAAGCCTCTTTGATTACATTGAACGGGCAAACCTGGAGTATGGTGTTATAACCCTGATATTCGTCATAATCTCAGGTGCAATACTGTTCTACTTTTTTGAATTCGGAGTAAACCCCGATGTAAACAGCATAGATGATGCCCTCTGGTACATACTGATAACCATTACTACAGTGGGTTATGGTGATATTTATCCACATACTGTAGGTGGAAGATTCGCAACTTTAATTATAATTGTTGCGGGATTGTCCTTTGTCAGTTACGCTGCTTTTAAGATAACCGGATTGTTCTTTGAGCAAAATGAAGACAAGGAAAATGTAATGGAAGAAAAACTGGAATCACTGGATAAAAAGATAGACAGACTTCAAGAAGACCTGGATGAACTCAAAAAAATCTTTGAAATCAACAACAAATAG
- a CDS encoding DUF22 domain-containing protein, which yields MVRIITRLDQVKKEQKKHAKPAIDFEMGNISGKVRAIIASEEKEFKAGETKPVQIKKIDINANHICFISAYGTNKYGHTMAVGEETYLPISMERTADHALFAAALDYKVEKDDLLGILILLPVELNF from the coding sequence ATGGTTAGAATAATAACCAGACTGGACCAGGTTAAAAAAGAGCAAAAAAAACATGCCAAACCTGCTATTGATTTCGAGATGGGGAATATCTCCGGAAAAGTCAGGGCAATAATTGCCTCTGAAGAGAAGGAGTTCAAGGCAGGGGAAACCAAACCAGTCCAGATCAAAAAGATCGACATCAACGCTAACCACATCTGTTTCATCAGCGCCTACGGTACCAACAAGTACGGACATACCATGGCAGTTGGGGAAGAAACCTACCTCCCCATAAGCATGGAACGAACAGCAGACCATGCACTTTTCGCAGCTGCACTGGACTACAAAGTAGAAAAAGATGATTTATTAGGTATTTTAATACTCTTACCTGTGGAATTAAACTTCTAA
- a CDS encoding pseudomurein-binding repeat-containing protein — translation MLSRGEIVVKNIQESGNNIITILMMFSLVIIFLLSIGLVSAADSSIIYVNDSGGNDSWDGQYATWQDGTLYGPKKSIKNATGTVTDGGTVNIANGIYGGTGNTNVTIDKNMAIIGQSQENTIIDGTNTASVFSIQPGINVTILNLTFVNGNATEKVTLEDQNVTSGGAIFNAGNLTVFSCTFISNTASWGGAIGNIGTMALIDSNFIGNNAHTFIVASAANQFRGSAYGGAIYNYYDSIAVISGCNFTNNYALNGNDIRTGFSDGGAIYNCGAVNNDHYAILAIFGSNFINNTATGEGGAIFNWDIIAVNSSTFAGNHAQWGGAISSYFSADVSNCTFTDNTATGPEYGYGGAIENTGNLNVDDSVFLNNTATTNGGAINNGGACNINGSSFVNNTATGTGLYEGGGAIHHLSVNLPLIIRFTSFFGNNALKGYNIHCLGEGTILDANYNWWGTNNGPNGIISSYGPLNSWPTTWLVINIIASPSLIDASTTSTIITDLTHDNRGTYHNPTEGHVLDGIPVNFATTFGTITSQVGTVNGAANATLSSVNAGLADVSATVDSQTVHTSVSIDFSISQIVDAAQRINKFIETNQKLPTYVTIGGVSVNMARFLHLAVQATYQINTKNNTPIALQNDNLPGYLEEQLNSGSLSLTDYLDFARRISGYMDDNHQAPPYGFIGLGKIGYQSQVYLYTRILSIYNTTGSLPSLVTVKPFNPSNIPILYTPPVTFTPVQIVVAAVELQNTIESTKSIPNTVTVNGITVYTAQFLHLATQAITQLKNNNNDSIVLQNDEKPGFSEESLKIGTMTQSDYLDFAQRINGYMNDNRQAPPYGYVGLGKVGYQSQVYLFTRILGIYNSTGSLPSLVTVKPFNPSNIPILYTPPVTFTPVQIVVAAVELQNTIESTKSIPNTVTVNGITVYTAQFLHLATQAITQLKNNNNDSIVLQNDEKPGFSEESLKIGTMTQSDYLDFAQRINGYMNDNRQAPPYGYVGLGKVGYQSQVYLFTRILGIYNSTGSLPAYVTMKPWSTNNIPIIYTPPVTFTPIQIVAAAVELQNTIESTKSIPNTVTVNGITVYTAQFLHLATQAITQLKNNNNDSIVLQNDEKPGFSEESLRTGTMTLADYVDFAQRITSHMDNNHQAPPYGFIGLGKVGYQSQVYLFTRVLTIYNSTGSLPAYVTMKPWSASNIPIVYTPPASFTSDQIVNASAELKNTIETTKTLPGTVVVGGITVSTAQFLHLAVQAISQLNGDSSSSPIQLQDDSAPSYSEESLSSGSLSQASYVDFAQRINGYMNDNHQAPPYGWMGLGKISYKSQIYLFARILSDYKSSGSLIYSITVKSWSAQNIPIVEPP, via the coding sequence ATGCTAAGTAGGGGCGAAATAGTTGTTAAAAACATTCAAGAGAGTGGCAATAATATTATAACAATTTTAATGATGTTTAGTTTGGTAATTATATTCTTATTGAGTATTGGTCTTGTATCAGCAGCAGACTCTTCTATTATTTATGTGAATGATTCGGGGGGAAACGATTCCTGGGATGGGCAGTATGCCACATGGCAGGATGGAACTTTATATGGTCCTAAAAAATCAATCAAAAATGCAACGGGAACTGTAACTGATGGTGGTACAGTAAACATCGCTAATGGAATATATGGTGGAACAGGGAACACTAACGTAACTATTGACAAGAATATGGCTATTATAGGACAAAGCCAGGAAAATACAATAATAGATGGGACTAATACTGCTAGTGTATTCTCGATTCAACCGGGTATAAATGTTACAATCCTGAATTTAACATTTGTAAATGGGAATGCAACTGAAAAAGTAACACTTGAAGACCAAAACGTTACGTCTGGTGGTGCAATCTTCAATGCTGGAAATTTAACAGTTTTTAGCTGCACGTTTATAAGTAACACTGCCAGTTGGGGTGGTGCTATTGGGAATATTGGTACTATGGCCCTAATTGACAGCAATTTCATAGGTAACAATGCACATACATTTATTGTTGCCAGTGCAGCGAATCAATTTAGGGGTAGTGCTTATGGTGGGGCTATTTACAATTATTATGATAGTATTGCAGTTATTAGTGGCTGTAACTTCACCAATAACTATGCACTAAATGGTAATGATATTCGTACTGGTTTTTCAGATGGTGGGGCTATTTACAATTGCGGTGCCGTGAACAATGATCATTATGCTATTCTGGCTATTTTTGGTAGTAACTTCATTAACAACACTGCTACCGGTGAGGGTGGAGCTATTTTCAATTGGGATATTATAGCTGTAAATAGTAGCACTTTTGCAGGAAACCATGCCCAATGGGGCGGTGCTATTTCCAGTTATTTCAGTGCTGATGTTTCTAACTGTACTTTTACAGATAATACCGCGACTGGTCCGGAGTATGGGTATGGTGGGGCTATAGAAAATACTGGCAATCTAAATGTTGACGATAGTGTTTTCTTAAATAACACTGCTACTACAAATGGTGGTGCTATCAATAATGGGGGTGCCTGTAATATTAACGGCAGTAGTTTTGTAAACAACACTGCAACTGGAACCGGTCTTTATGAGGGTGGTGGAGCTATCCATCATCTTAGTGTTAATCTTCCTTTGATAATTCGTTTCACCAGTTTTTTCGGAAATAATGCGTTAAAAGGTTACAATATTCATTGCCTTGGTGAAGGCACTATACTTGATGCAAATTATAATTGGTGGGGTACAAATAATGGTCCTAATGGCATAATCAGTAGTTATGGTCCACTCAATAGCTGGCCAACGACCTGGTTGGTAATAAATATCATAGCTTCTCCAAGTCTAATTGATGCCAGTACTACATCTACGATCATAACAGATTTGACTCATGATAATCGGGGAACTTACCATAACCCAACTGAAGGACATGTCCTTGATGGAATCCCAGTGAATTTTGCCACAACCTTCGGCACTATAACAAGTCAGGTAGGCACTGTTAATGGGGCTGCAAATGCTACTTTGAGTAGTGTTAATGCTGGTCTTGCTGATGTTTCTGCAACAGTTGACAGTCAAACAGTTCATACATCAGTTAGCATTGACTTTAGCATCTCTCAGATTGTTGATGCGGCTCAGCGTATAAATAAATTCATAGAAACCAACCAAAAGCTTCCTACTTATGTAACTATTGGTGGTGTTTCTGTTAACATGGCACGATTTCTGCATTTAGCTGTACAGGCTACTTATCAAATAAACACTAAGAATAACACACCTATTGCACTCCAAAACGATAATCTTCCGGGTTATCTGGAAGAGCAATTGAATTCTGGTTCTTTAAGTCTAACAGATTATTTGGATTTTGCTCGGCGTATTAGTGGTTACATGGATGATAACCATCAGGCTCCGCCTTATGGTTTTATTGGGTTGGGTAAAATTGGATATCAATCACAAGTATATCTTTACACACGAATTTTAAGCATCTACAATACCACCGGAAGTTTACCTTCTTTGGTGACGGTAAAACCTTTCAATCCCTCGAATATTCCGATATTGTACACGCCTCCGGTGACTTTTACGCCTGTACAGATTGTTGTTGCTGCTGTAGAACTGCAGAATACTATTGAATCTACTAAATCTATACCGAATACGGTTACTGTTAATGGAATCACTGTTTATACTGCTCAGTTCCTGCATTTGGCTACTCAAGCAATCACACAATTAAAAAACAATAATAATGATTCTATTGTGTTACAAAATGATGAGAAGCCGGGTTTCAGTGAAGAATCACTCAAAATTGGTACTATGACTCAGTCTGACTATTTGGATTTTGCTCAGCGTATTAATGGTTATATGAATGACAACCGTCAGGCTCCGCCTTATGGTTATGTTGGGTTGGGGAAGGTTGGATATCAATCTCAGGTCTATCTGTTTACTCGTATATTGGGTATTTACAATAGTACTGGAAGTTTACCTTCTTTGGTGACGGTAAAACCTTTCAATCCCTCGAATATTCCGATATTGTACACGCCTCCGGTGACTTTTACGCCTGTACAGATTGTTGTTGCTGCTGTAGAACTGCAGAATACTATTGAATCTACTAAATCTATACCGAATACGGTTACTGTTAATGGAATCACTGTTTACACTGCTCAGTTCCTGCATTTGGCTACTCAAGCAATCACACAATTAAAAAACAATAATAATGATTCTATTGTGTTACAAAATGATGAGAAGCCGGGTTTCAGTGAAGAATCACTCAAAATTGGTACTATGACTCAGTCTGACTATTTGGATTTTGCTCAGCGTATTAATGGTTATATGAATGACAACCGTCAGGCTCCGCCTTATGGTTATGTTGGGTTGGGGAAGGTTGGATATCAATCTCAGGTCTATCTGTTTACTCGTATATTGGGTATTTACAATAGTACTGGAAGTTTACCTGCATATGTAACCATGAAACCATGGAGTACTAACAACATACCCATAATTTATACGCCTCCGGTGACTTTTACGCCTATACAGATTGTTGCTGCTGCTGTAGAACTGCAGAATACTATTGAATCTACTAAATCTATACCGAATACGGTTACTGTTAATGGAATCACTGTTTATACTGCTCAGTTCCTGCATTTGGCTACTCAAGCAATCACACAATTAAAAAACAATAATAATGATTCTATTGTGTTACAAAATGATGAGAAGCCGGGTTTCAGTGAAGAATCACTTCGTACTGGGACCATGACCCTGGCTGATTATGTGGATTTTGCACAGCGTATCACTAGTCATATGGATAATAATCATCAGGCACCACCTTATGGTTTTATTGGGTTGGGGAAGGTTGGATATCAATCACAAGTCTATCTATTTACACGAGTTCTAACTATCTACAACAGTACTGGAAGTTTACCTGCATATGTAACCATGAAACCATGGAGTGCCAGCAACATACCCATAGTATACACACCACCGGCCTCATTCACCTCGGATCAGATTGTCAATGCTTCTGCCGAGCTAAAAAATACAATAGAAACAACTAAAACACTACCCGGCACAGTAGTTGTGGGTGGAATCACAGTTTCCACGGCACAGTTTTTGCATTTAGCAGTGCAGGCTATATCTCAGTTGAATGGTGATAGTAGCAGTAGTCCGATTCAGTTGCAGGATGATAGCGCTCCAAGTTACAGTGAAGAATCATTAAGTTCAGGTAGTTTAAGTCAGGCAAGTTATGTGGACTTTGCGCAGCGTATTAATGGTTATATGAACGATAATCATCAGGCACCACCGTATGGCTGGATGGGTCTCGGCAAAATCAGTTATAAGTCGCAGATTTATCTTTTTGCACGTATTTTGAGCGATTACAAGTCTTCTGGTTCGTTAATATATTCGATCACGGTTAAATCTTGGTCTGCTCAGAACATCCCCATAGTAGAACCTCCTTAA
- a CDS encoding DUF61 family protein, which yields MRRGDQNQKDRLLKKQIMVLNRHIPSRMKTLKELLEEDRPHVLGTDGSRHRFKKKELDKIASLIPKTSWAQLKLPLYIEISSEMSGSRIKGKLECQLVCQILNKDDCGEEIYIYRGDVKVVRRELPTTSQYIFLIK from the coding sequence ATGAGAAGGGGAGATCAAAATCAAAAAGATAGGCTCTTAAAAAAGCAGATCATGGTTTTAAATCGGCATATTCCCAGTCGTATGAAAACCTTAAAAGAGCTTTTAGAGGAAGATCGACCCCATGTACTGGGGACAGATGGATCACGTCATCGTTTCAAGAAAAAGGAATTGGATAAAATTGCATCACTCATTCCGAAAACATCCTGGGCACAGTTAAAGCTACCCCTGTATATTGAGATAAGTTCTGAGATGAGCGGCTCCCGTATCAAGGGAAAATTGGAATGCCAATTGGTGTGCCAGATTCTAAATAAAGATGACTGTGGTGAAGAAATTTATATTTACCGTGGTGATGTAAAGGTAGTTAGACGAGAGTTACCCACCACTTCACAGTACATATTTCTGATAAAATAA
- a CDS encoding ATP synthase subunit B produces the protein MNANIKTREYTTVREVAGPLMIVEGVEGVAYNEIVDIETPNGDMRRGQVLEVKRDVAVVQVFEGTDDLNTATTKVRFTGETARIGVSLDMLGRIFGGTGNPIDGGPEIIPEKELDINGSPMNPSAREFPAEFIQTGISTIDGMNTLVRGQKLPIFSGSGLPHNELAAQIARQAKVLAEESEFAVIFAAMGITHEEANYFMRDFERTGALERVTVFMNLADDPAIERIITPRMALTTAEYFAFEHDMHVLVILTDMTNYAEALREISAARDEVPGRRGYPGYMYTDLSSLYERAGRITGKEGSITQMPILVMPQDDITHPIPDLTGYITEGQIVLSRDLHRKGIYPPVDVLPSLSRLMSGGIGEGQTREDHSGVSDQLYSAYAEGRDLRDLMAVVGEEALTERDRKFLAFADGFEGKFITQSRDEDRSIQETLDLGWELMSLLPEAELKRVRAEHIPKYHPDHK, from the coding sequence ATGAACGCCAATATCAAAACCAGAGAATATACCACAGTCAGAGAAGTGGCTGGTCCCCTCATGATTGTTGAAGGTGTTGAAGGTGTTGCCTACAATGAAATAGTGGACATAGAAACACCAAACGGTGACATGAGAAGAGGACAGGTTCTGGAAGTAAAAAGAGATGTTGCTGTGGTTCAGGTTTTCGAAGGAACCGACGACCTCAACACCGCCACCACCAAAGTACGATTCACAGGAGAAACTGCTCGTATAGGAGTTTCACTGGACATGCTTGGACGAATATTCGGTGGTACTGGAAACCCCATTGACGGCGGACCTGAAATCATTCCTGAAAAGGAACTTGACATCAATGGAAGCCCTATGAACCCATCTGCAAGGGAATTCCCTGCAGAATTTATCCAGACCGGTATATCAACCATAGATGGAATGAACACCCTGGTACGTGGACAGAAATTACCTATCTTCTCTGGATCAGGGTTACCACACAACGAATTGGCTGCCCAGATCGCAAGACAGGCTAAGGTATTAGCTGAAGAATCAGAGTTTGCAGTTATATTTGCAGCCATGGGTATCACCCACGAAGAAGCAAACTACTTCATGCGTGACTTTGAACGAACCGGAGCACTAGAACGTGTGACCGTATTCATGAACCTGGCTGACGACCCTGCAATTGAAAGGATCATCACCCCCCGTATGGCATTAACCACCGCAGAATACTTCGCCTTCGAACATGACATGCACGTTCTGGTTATATTAACTGATATGACCAACTACGCAGAAGCTCTAAGGGAAATCTCCGCTGCACGTGACGAAGTACCTGGACGTAGGGGTTACCCTGGTTACATGTACACTGACCTTTCCAGTTTATATGAAAGGGCAGGACGTATAACTGGTAAAGAAGGTTCCATTACCCAGATGCCTATTCTGGTGATGCCTCAGGACGATATCACTCACCCTATTCCAGATTTAACCGGTTACATCACTGAAGGCCAGATCGTTTTAAGCAGGGACCTGCACCGTAAAGGTATCTACCCACCAGTAGATGTACTACCATCCCTATCTCGACTTATGAGTGGAGGAATTGGTGAAGGACAGACCAGAGAAGACCACAGTGGTGTGTCTGACCAGCTTTACTCAGCATACGCTGAAGGACGTGACCTCAGAGACCTGATGGCCGTGGTTGGTGAAGAAGCTCTTACCGAGCGTGACCGTAAATTCCTGGCCTTTGCCGATGGTTTTGAAGGTAAATTCATCACCCAGAGCAGGGACGAAGACAGGTCAATCCAGGAAACCCTAGACCTTGGTTGGGAGTTAATGAGCTTACTACCCGAAGCAGAGCTTAAGAGGGTACGGGCAGAACACATTCCCAAGTATCACCCTGACCACAAATAA
- a CDS encoding ATP-grasp domain-containing protein produces MENILLVGVNTRAVACSLKKLGYTVYSADYFGTRDLRSCADQVESVLNQKPHISCGKFTQCFNPQLIREMALKMVNEVDGIIACAGSSPSWFPSKKIIGNQDVGSVKDKFSLYQKLKKHFRVPETYLPTDIYEAAEIASNSPGKKFILKPRSGAGGYGVRFFNNHDLDGHVLDGHDLRGMGVTEETKSHDWIMQEFIDGENISASVLSAKDEARTILTSTQIIGDTMLGQKEPFGYCGNIVPYTNDMKISELASKVVAHLSLIGSNGVDFILRNGELYVIEVNPRLQGTFECAELSLNMNMAQAHLEACHGHLTEVPPPSKFAVKMVVHALERSQVGDLNFTGVCDLPYPGVIIEKGEPMVTVLSSGKVMEDTIYSTRRTVQKVYSAVDSSS; encoded by the coding sequence ATGGAAAACATTCTTTTAGTGGGTGTAAACACCCGTGCTGTAGCTTGTTCCCTTAAAAAGTTAGGATACACAGTTTACTCTGCTGATTATTTTGGAACCAGGGATCTAAGATCATGCGCTGATCAGGTAGAATCAGTATTAAATCAAAAACCACACATTTCCTGTGGTAAATTTACCCAATGCTTTAACCCTCAACTTATCCGTGAAATGGCCCTGAAAATGGTAAATGAAGTGGATGGTATTATCGCGTGCGCAGGATCATCCCCCTCCTGGTTTCCGTCTAAAAAGATAATTGGAAACCAAGATGTGGGTAGTGTTAAAGATAAGTTTTCCCTTTACCAGAAACTTAAAAAACATTTCCGTGTTCCAGAAACATATTTACCTACTGATATATACGAAGCTGCAGAAATTGCCAGTAATTCACCTGGAAAAAAGTTTATTTTAAAACCACGATCTGGCGCAGGTGGTTATGGTGTGAGATTTTTCAATAATCATGATCTAGATGGTCATGTTCTAGATGGTCATGATCTTAGGGGAATGGGTGTAACCGAAGAAACTAAATCTCATGACTGGATAATGCAGGAGTTCATTGATGGTGAAAATATCAGTGCATCAGTTCTATCTGCTAAAGATGAGGCCAGGACCATACTAACCAGTACCCAGATCATTGGTGATACCATGCTGGGTCAGAAGGAGCCCTTTGGCTACTGTGGGAACATAGTCCCCTACACTAATGATATGAAAATCTCTGAACTTGCCTCAAAAGTAGTGGCCCATCTATCCCTAATAGGGTCTAATGGTGTAGATTTCATCTTAAGAAATGGTGAACTATATGTGATTGAAGTGAACCCCCGCCTGCAGGGGACATTTGAATGTGCAGAACTATCACTGAATATGAACATGGCCCAAGCCCACTTGGAAGCATGCCATGGCCACCTGACGGAAGTTCCACCTCCCAGTAAATTTGCAGTTAAGATGGTGGTCCATGCACTGGAAAGATCACAGGTGGGTGATTTGAACTTCACTGGAGTTTGTGACCTACCTTATCCTGGAGTTATAATTGAAAAAGGAGAACCCATGGTCACAGTTTTAAGTTCAGGTAAAGTAATGGAAGATACGATATATTCAACCCGAAGAACTGTTCAGAAGGTTTACAGTGCTGTCGACTCTTCTTCATAA
- a CDS encoding CRISPR-associated protein Cas4 yields the protein MPKTKSKPHPEISQVMIMDGQNNFPISWLNKQGYCEYSIYLENVKGIEVKPTLNMVVGTQEHARLEMEFKKDAEPATFEEMLETSKTAELLSRELPVISPRYGIRGFIDEVWMNPDEFIIIDDKPGKRAFSSSINQVYGYCLAFQDMVKEKRRIVAALRERGTDNIFWAAYFDEKSEKDIISLINRVQDLLLGKKDFLPTNNPRKCRSCRLKIKCDKKARPGSR from the coding sequence ATGCCTAAAACCAAATCCAAACCCCATCCGGAAATATCACAGGTCATGATCATGGATGGGCAAAATAACTTCCCCATCAGCTGGCTGAATAAACAGGGATACTGTGAGTACAGCATATACCTGGAAAATGTTAAGGGTATTGAAGTAAAACCCACTTTAAACATGGTGGTAGGGACTCAGGAACACGCCAGGTTAGAGATGGAATTTAAAAAGGATGCAGAACCCGCCACGTTTGAAGAGATGCTGGAGACATCTAAAACTGCGGAACTTTTATCCCGGGAACTACCGGTAATATCGCCTCGTTATGGTATCAGAGGATTCATCGATGAGGTGTGGATGAATCCTGATGAGTTCATTATCATTGATGATAAACCCGGAAAGAGGGCCTTTTCATCATCGATTAACCAGGTTTACGGGTACTGCCTGGCTTTCCAGGATATGGTTAAGGAAAAACGAAGGATTGTCGCTGCTTTAAGAGAGAGAGGAACTGATAACATATTCTGGGCAGCGTACTTCGACGAAAAGTCAGAAAAAGATATAATTTCACTCATTAACAGGGTTCAGGATCTTTTACTGGGGAAAAAGGATTTTCTACCTACTAATAATCCTAGAAAATGCAGGAGCTGCCGTTTAAAGATAAAATGTGATAAAAAAGCCAGACCGGGGTCACGTTAA
- a CDS encoding cation transporter → MKNDKNILGYDRFLMMALLKEGPLSLEELDDKTILFLSLIWYQQVPEKGEPLMERLFFTLSHMRSELEDERKSKKVGKTEDECKKLIDDGWVKLEDDLYSLTPEGEKEAQKFVHNMEKKASLVRKDFFKVDAAAKNTTVLDGFLAVMKLGSGLVSGSVGLTADGTDATMDTISAFMVWLGIKYHRETLSTLLVIFGLFFASLSIGYDSVTHLISAFYGTLTPMGMPYLAIAVEGIAILAAVFLFYYQRYVGKVNSNLTLISQSVDSKNHIFIGFSVIAGAVFTLQGIFFVDSLIALFISIGIFKDATDLLREAISARKGEEEDYSQYKLPMEECWEDNKIRAFQNWILYILWTGDRKTQKEIIASLEQAFNPKNYIPVLSELDATCSEVHDFEGDWEKMTGPLKELELLAMEEEYFILTDNGSQYLKDFMRNFNYYDVHMSDTILLAMAEDESKPQQ, encoded by the coding sequence ATGAAAAATGATAAAAACATCCTGGGATATGACCGGTTCCTGATGATGGCACTACTTAAGGAAGGTCCACTTTCATTGGAGGAACTAGATGACAAGACTATTCTATTTTTATCCCTCATCTGGTACCAGCAGGTGCCTGAAAAAGGCGAACCACTAATGGAAAGACTGTTTTTCACCTTATCTCATATGCGATCCGAGTTAGAGGATGAAAGAAAGAGTAAAAAAGTGGGTAAAACTGAAGATGAATGTAAAAAACTTATTGATGATGGATGGGTAAAGCTGGAAGATGATCTTTATTCCCTGACCCCTGAGGGGGAGAAAGAAGCCCAAAAGTTTGTTCACAATATGGAAAAGAAGGCATCTTTAGTGCGGAAGGATTTCTTTAAAGTAGATGCAGCAGCCAAAAATACTACAGTATTAGACGGCTTTTTGGCTGTAATGAAATTAGGATCTGGGCTGGTGAGTGGAAGTGTGGGACTGACCGCCGATGGTACCGATGCCACCATGGACACAATTTCTGCATTCATGGTGTGGCTGGGAATCAAGTACCACCGGGAAACTCTCTCAACTCTCCTGGTGATATTCGGACTATTCTTTGCCTCCCTCAGCATTGGTTATGATTCTGTTACCCACCTTATAAGTGCATTTTATGGGACACTGACCCCTATGGGTATGCCATATCTGGCTATAGCAGTAGAGGGAATAGCCATCCTTGCAGCAGTCTTCCTATTCTATTACCAGCGCTATGTGGGAAAGGTGAATTCCAATCTAACTCTTATTTCCCAGTCAGTGGATTCTAAAAACCATATATTCATAGGTTTTTCCGTTATTGCTGGGGCAGTTTTCACATTACAGGGAATTTTCTTTGTAGATTCACTCATAGCATTATTCATTTCCATTGGAATCTTCAAAGACGCTACCGATTTACTTAGAGAAGCTATTTCGGCCCGTAAAGGAGAAGAAGAAGATTATTCCCAGTACAAACTTCCCATGGAGGAGTGCTGGGAGGATAACAAGATCAGAGCATTCCAGAACTGGATACTCTACATTCTGTGGACTGGTGATCGTAAAACCCAGAAAGAGATCATTGCATCATTAGAACAGGCCTTCAACCCCAAAAATTACATTCCCGTACTTTCAGAGCTTGATGCAACCTGTTCTGAGGTCCATGACTTTGAAGGAGACTGGGAAAAAATGACTGGCCCCCTGAAGGAGCTGGAACTCCTGGCCATGGAAGAAGAATATTTCATCCTAACGGATAATGGAAGTCAGTACCTGAAGGACTTCATGCGTAATTTCAATTACTACGATGTCCACATGTCTGATACCATACTCCTGGCCATGGCTGAGGATGAAAGCAAGCCACAACAATAA
- a CDS encoding V-type ATP synthase subunit D has translation MAQEMIEGINPTRMELLKLKQREKLAVKGHSLLKEKRNALIMEFFNILERVKGSRDEVTDKLQEAYQDLTAAQVMMGDLSVKKAAMSVTESVDVDIDSRSVMGVVVPVIESEISQRTIVERGYGFMDTSVKLDEAAKKFEESIQLIIELGEIEKTIMLLAGEIESTKRRVNALEHIIIPRLENTVKYIEMRLEEMERENFVRLKMIKKTMEEAEEAL, from the coding sequence ATGGCACAAGAAATGATAGAAGGCATCAATCCAACACGGATGGAGCTTCTAAAACTAAAACAGCGTGAAAAACTCGCAGTCAAAGGGCACAGCCTTCTCAAAGAGAAGAGGAACGCCCTGATCATGGAGTTTTTTAATATCCTGGAACGGGTGAAAGGATCCCGGGATGAAGTTACCGATAAACTCCAGGAAGCTTACCAGGACTTAACAGCTGCCCAGGTAATGATGGGTGATCTGTCTGTTAAGAAAGCTGCCATGTCCGTCACTGAATCAGTTGATGTTGACATCGACTCCAGGAGTGTTATGGGAGTGGTAGTGCCTGTAATAGAGTCCGAAATTTCCCAGAGGACCATTGTTGAACGTGGTTACGGATTCATGGACACCTCAGTTAAACTGGATGAAGCTGCCAAGAAATTCGAGGAATCCATCCAGCTTATCATTGAACTGGGAGAGATCGAAAAGACCATTATGTTACTGGCCGGTGAGATTGAATCAACCAAACGACGTGTGAACGCCCTGGAACACATTATCATTCCAAGACTGGAGAACACCGTCAAGTACATTGAAATGCGTTTAGAAGAGATGGAAAGGGAGAACTTCGTTAGGTTGAAAATGATCAAAAAGACCATGGAAGAAGCTGAGGAGGCCCTTTAA